In the genome of Pieris napi chromosome 16, ilPieNapi1.2, whole genome shotgun sequence, one region contains:
- the LOC125057519 gene encoding 39S ribosomal protein L52, mitochondrial → MAVALCLFRKALMQNNVLCRSLSCSSTLQSKQWRLSKGLSSNRNAEGILTDGPDYTFLDGRPTPLLQKQKLRMLRQQEYVTKIVELSAELDFAKQKYQDDNRKEAEERDAIIKDRLKRKGKHLKGK, encoded by the exons ATGGCAGTAGCTTTGTGTCTTTTCCGAAAGGCACTTATGCAAAATAATG tgCTTTGCCGATCTTTGAGTTGTTCGTCTACACTGCAATCAAAACAATGGCGGCTTTCAAAGGGGTTATCATCAAATCGCAATGCTGAAGGAATTCTTACGGATGGCCCTGACTACACATTTTTAGACGGCAGACCTACACCTTTGCTT CAAAAGCAAAAACTCAGGATGTTAAGGCAACAAGAGTATGTTACAAAAATTGTTGAACTATCAGCAGAATTAGATTTTGCAAAACAAAAGTATCAGGATGACAATAGAAAAGAGGCAGAAGAAAGAGATGCGATTATCAAAGATAGATTAAAGAGAAAAGGGAAGCACCTAAAGGGAAAATAG